The following are from one region of the Cloacibacterium sp. TD35 genome:
- the dprA gene encoding DNA-processing protein DprA yields MLHEEHLYSIALRATPLIGDVNFMKLVEITGSAKETWRLSKKLLKEIPGIGSKITQEIGNEKYLQFAEKEIDFCQKNNIKINLRHLKELPKLLSNCDDAPAILYQKGSLDESLTPVSIIGTRNMTGYGKHFIEEFLEILKNKKVLIVSGLALGTDGCAHAEALKNKLKTVGVLAHGLHLIYPSQHKKLAADILEEDGALLTEFNSHDKPNREHFLQRNRIVAGFSPVTIVVETAFGGGSLSTVSYANDYNREVFALPGKINDKYSQGCNLLIAQNKARILQNFEEILVELQLGKEKEKIGSLFEAKEIKLNKELQPIYNTIASQPQISLDDLSEKLDIPPYKLLPVLLDFELKGYIKALSGKQYSVI; encoded by the coding sequence ATGTTACATGAAGAACATCTTTATTCCATAGCGTTACGCGCTACTCCGCTCATTGGCGATGTGAATTTTATGAAGTTGGTAGAAATTACAGGTTCTGCCAAAGAAACTTGGCGTCTTTCTAAGAAATTGCTGAAAGAAATTCCGGGAATTGGCTCGAAAATCACTCAAGAAATTGGTAACGAAAAATATCTGCAATTCGCAGAAAAAGAAATTGATTTCTGTCAAAAAAATAACATTAAAATTAATCTTCGCCATCTAAAAGAACTTCCAAAACTGCTTTCTAACTGTGATGATGCTCCAGCAATACTTTACCAAAAAGGAAGTTTAGACGAAAGTTTAACTCCGGTTTCCATTATAGGAACTAGAAACATGACGGGTTATGGTAAACATTTTATTGAAGAATTTTTAGAAATTTTAAAAAATAAAAAAGTTCTCATAGTAAGTGGTTTGGCACTCGGAACAGATGGCTGCGCTCATGCTGAAGCCTTGAAAAACAAACTCAAAACAGTGGGCGTTTTAGCCCATGGTTTGCATCTTATCTATCCTTCTCAGCATAAAAAATTAGCTGCAGATATTTTAGAAGAAGATGGCGCTTTGCTCACAGAATTTAATTCTCATGATAAACCAAACCGAGAACATTTTTTGCAAAGAAACAGAATTGTAGCAGGATTTTCGCCTGTTACCATTGTGGTAGAAACCGCTTTTGGTGGCGGCTCTTTGAGTACAGTAAGTTATGCCAATGATTATAACAGAGAGGTTTTTGCGCTGCCTGGAAAAATCAATGATAAGTACAGCCAAGGTTGTAATCTGCTTATCGCACAGAACAAAGCCAGAATTTTACAAAATTTTGAAGAAATATTAGTTGAATTGCAATTGGGTAAAGAAAAAGAAAAGATAGGAAGTCTTTTTGAAGCAAAAGAAATTAAGTTGAATAAAGAGCTGCAACCCATTTATAACACGATTGCTTCTCAGCCTCAAATTTCGTTAGACGACTTGAGTGAAAAATTAGACATTCCTCCTTACAAATTGTTGCCCGTTTTGCTTGATTTTGAGTTAAAAGGATACATCAAAGCACTTTCTGGAAAGCAATATTCTGTAATTTAA
- a CDS encoding rhomboid family intramembrane serine protease — translation MLKNTIHIKALLIPLFMLSDMWLGFFLQHIGFVENCEGSLIPLVPEGLKGVIFSPLLHGNLEHIASNSVPIAALLFLLYQFYPKLANPVFFYGWIVTGLVVWLLPPMNFFGQEAAYTCIIGASGIVYMLAFFLFFSGIFRKDKKLLTVSLLVALYYGSLIWGIFPEELFYRLEEPSRISWQAHLSGAVVGISLALIFRKKHQEKKKKFIWEFPNYYSEKDDKLWQEYIENHPEHFLEMPQKKKEEIWEHLDKLRKK, via the coding sequence ATGCTAAAAAACACCATCCACATCAAAGCGCTTTTAATTCCTCTCTTCATGCTCTCTGACATGTGGTTAGGTTTCTTTTTACAACATATTGGTTTTGTAGAAAATTGTGAAGGCTCCCTTATTCCTTTGGTTCCAGAAGGCTTAAAAGGCGTAATATTTTCTCCGCTTTTACACGGGAATTTAGAACACATTGCCAGTAATTCTGTGCCCATTGCAGCATTGCTTTTCTTGCTCTATCAGTTTTATCCTAAATTAGCCAATCCAGTATTTTTCTATGGATGGATTGTGACGGGACTCGTAGTTTGGTTACTGCCTCCTATGAATTTTTTCGGACAAGAAGCAGCTTATACCTGCATCATCGGAGCGAGCGGAATTGTATACATGCTTGCATTTTTCTTATTCTTCAGTGGAATTTTCAGAAAAGATAAAAAACTGCTTACCGTTTCACTTTTAGTGGCATTGTATTACGGAAGTTTAATCTGGGGGATTTTTCCAGAAGAATTGTTCTATCGATTAGAAGAACCCAGTCGTATTTCTTGGCAAGCACACCTTTCTGGAGCTGTGGTAGGCATTTCTCTAGCACTGATTTTTAGAAAAAAACATCAAGAAAAAAAGAAAAAATTCATTTGGGAATTCCCGAATTATTATAGCGAAAAAGATGATAAACTCTGGCAAGAGTACATCGAAAATCACCCTGAGCATTTTCTAGAAATGCCGCAGAAAAAGAAAGAAGAAATCTGGGAACATTTAGATAAACTTAGAAAAAAGTAA
- a CDS encoding DUF3078 domain-containing protein, which produces MKKLLIFVFGCLSIHVYYSQIESKKILDSISAENWKKNIPNLDSLAEINLQKIDVKHKDTIILKTDKIIAELGTEIPITPFQLIKTKEEKKWYFYGQNNMVFNQASFSNWNSGGNNNIGVLGKINYNISFKKRKHYLENNFQIGYGIVAASGQTTRKTEDYINIMANYGYDLGRNYYLSSGLQFISQFAPGYNYVKTPSPNFDDRISKFLAPAYINTGIGISYNPNENFQVIFRPINGKFTIVADKHLQKVGFYGLEKDGQSLRKELGAMVNILYRQKIYKDINLVNQLNFFTNYLYHTERVDFSYNGQLNFRINKLISTNVNVDLLYDHDQIKRMQFKQTLGIGFTYNLGIENQDKPKIKKVKPFL; this is translated from the coding sequence ATGAAGAAGTTGTTAATTTTTGTGTTCGGTTGTCTATCTATACATGTGTATTACTCCCAAATTGAGAGTAAAAAAATACTAGATTCCATAAGCGCAGAAAACTGGAAAAAAAACATTCCTAACTTAGATTCTTTGGCAGAAATTAATTTACAAAAAATAGATGTAAAGCACAAAGACACCATTATTCTAAAAACCGATAAAATCATTGCAGAACTCGGCACAGAGATTCCTATTACACCGTTTCAATTGATTAAAACTAAGGAAGAAAAAAAATGGTATTTCTATGGTCAAAACAATATGGTTTTTAACCAAGCGAGTTTCAGCAACTGGAATTCTGGAGGAAATAACAACATAGGTGTTTTGGGAAAGATTAATTACAATATAAGTTTTAAAAAACGCAAACATTACTTAGAAAATAATTTCCAGATAGGATATGGGATTGTAGCAGCAAGTGGACAAACCACCAGAAAAACAGAAGATTACATTAATATCATGGCAAATTATGGTTATGATTTAGGAAGAAATTATTATTTGTCTTCTGGTTTGCAGTTTATTTCTCAGTTTGCGCCAGGTTATAACTATGTGAAAACCCCGAGCCCGAATTTTGATGACAGAATTTCTAAATTTTTAGCACCAGCATACATCAATACGGGTATTGGTATTTCGTATAATCCCAATGAGAATTTCCAAGTGATTTTTAGACCTATTAATGGTAAGTTTACCATTGTAGCCGATAAGCATTTGCAAAAAGTAGGTTTTTACGGTTTGGAAAAAGATGGGCAAAGCCTCAGAAAAGAGTTAGGAGCCATGGTGAATATTTTGTACAGACAAAAAATTTATAAAGACATTAATCTGGTGAATCAATTGAATTTCTTCACCAATTATTTATATCATACAGAACGAGTAGATTTCTCGTACAATGGTCAATTGAACTTTAGAATTAATAAATTGATTTCTACCAATGTAAATGTAGATTTATTGTACGATCATGACCAAATCAAAAGAATGCAGTTTAAGCAAACGCTTGGGATAGGTTTTACCTATAATCTTGGTATCGAAAATCAAGATAAACCCAAAATTAAAAAAGTAAAGCCTTTTTTATAA
- a CDS encoding DUF4382 domain-containing protein has translation MKNLFLSFAAIAALSLVSCNSSDDSGNTAKLNVKLTDAPAKYDAVKIDIKSVEINSDQSGWNTFSVIKPGVYNLLDFRNGMDMLLAEAELPAGTISQMRLVLGTNNSVVIDGVEYPLSTPSAMQSGLKFNWHQTLAAGGAYNVWIDFDAGRSIVKQGNGTYALKPVIRTFSELTDGQIKGYVLPQDAKSLIHVINVNDTIATALPNADGFFMFKGLPSATYKVSYDADASTGYGDVNKENVSVTYGQVTNLGTTTLVKPN, from the coding sequence GTGAAAAATTTATTTTTATCTTTCGCTGCCATCGCAGCTTTATCGTTGGTTTCATGTAATTCTTCAGATGATTCAGGAAACACAGCAAAGTTGAATGTTAAGTTAACAGATGCTCCCGCAAAATATGATGCGGTAAAAATCGACATTAAAAGCGTAGAAATTAACTCAGACCAATCTGGTTGGAATACTTTCTCTGTTATAAAACCTGGCGTATATAATCTTCTAGATTTCAGAAACGGAATGGATATGCTTCTAGCAGAAGCAGAATTGCCTGCTGGCACCATTTCTCAGATGAGATTGGTTTTAGGAACTAATAATTCTGTAGTTATAGACGGCGTAGAATATCCACTATCTACTCCTTCTGCAATGCAGAGTGGACTAAAATTTAACTGGCATCAAACACTTGCAGCTGGTGGCGCTTATAATGTTTGGATAGATTTTGACGCAGGCCGTTCTATCGTAAAACAAGGAAACGGAACCTATGCTTTAAAACCAGTAATCAGAACTTTTTCTGAATTAACAGACGGACAAATCAAAGGATATGTTTTACCACAAGATGCTAAATCATTAATTCATGTGATTAATGTAAATGACACCATAGCTACTGCTTTGCCGAATGCAGATGGTTTTTTCATGTTCAAAGGTTTACCTTCTGCTACGTATAAAGTTTCTTATGATGCAGATGCTTCTACAGGTTATGGAGATGTAAACAAAGAAAATGTATCGGTAACTTATGGTCAAGTAACTAATCTAGGTACTACTACTTTAGTAAAACCAAATTAA
- a CDS encoding YifB family Mg chelatase-like AAA ATPase gives MLVKIFGSAIHGVSAQTITIEVNVDTGGVGYHLVGLPDNAIKESSYRINAALKNVGYKIPGKKITINMAPADLRKEGSAYDLSIAIGILAASDLIKAENLEKYIIMGELSLDGGLQPIKGVLPIAIKAREEGFKGIILPKQNVREAAIVNNLEVYGVENIKQVIDFFNEDIPLERTEFDTRKEFQEKIDHFPFDFSEVKGQETAKRAMEVAAAGGHNIILIGPPGSGKTMLAKRVPSILPPLTMKEALETTKIHSVAGKMGANNSLMTVRPFRSPHHTISDVALVGGGSYPQPGEISLAHNGVLFLDEMPEFKRTVLEVMRQPLEDREVTISRARFSVNYPASFMLVASMNPSPSGYFPDDPNNTSSQFEMQRYMNKLSGPLLDRIDIHIEVQKVEFEQLSDRRKGESSIAIRERVLKAREMQNVRYQDLDISYNAQIGPKELEKYCELNEDSKNLIKNAMEKLNLSARAYDRILKVSRTIADLEQSEHILSHHISEAIQYRSLDREFWNA, from the coding sequence ATGCTAGTAAAGATTTTCGGGAGCGCTATTCATGGCGTATCGGCGCAAACCATCACTATAGAAGTTAATGTAGACACAGGCGGAGTAGGCTATCATCTTGTAGGCTTACCAGATAATGCCATTAAAGAAAGCAGCTATAGAATTAATGCCGCACTCAAAAATGTAGGCTACAAAATTCCGGGTAAGAAAATCACCATCAACATGGCTCCTGCAGATTTGCGCAAAGAAGGTTCTGCCTATGATTTAAGCATTGCTATTGGGATTTTGGCTGCTTCAGACTTAATAAAAGCCGAAAATTTAGAAAAATATATCATCATGGGCGAACTTTCCCTTGACGGAGGTTTGCAACCGATAAAAGGCGTTCTGCCGATTGCCATAAAAGCCAGAGAAGAAGGTTTCAAAGGCATTATTTTACCAAAGCAAAATGTAAGAGAAGCCGCTATTGTCAACAATCTGGAAGTTTACGGCGTAGAAAACATTAAACAAGTTATTGATTTCTTTAACGAAGATATTCCGCTGGAAAGAACAGAATTTGACACCCGAAAAGAGTTTCAAGAAAAAATAGACCATTTTCCTTTTGATTTTTCTGAAGTGAAAGGACAAGAAACCGCAAAACGTGCGATGGAAGTTGCCGCAGCTGGTGGTCACAATATTATTCTCATCGGTCCTCCCGGAAGTGGAAAAACCATGCTCGCTAAACGCGTTCCGAGTATTTTGCCACCATTAACCATGAAAGAAGCTTTGGAAACTACCAAAATTCATTCTGTGGCAGGAAAAATGGGCGCCAATAATTCTTTGATGACAGTTCGTCCGTTTCGTTCACCTCATCACACGATTTCTGACGTGGCTCTAGTTGGTGGCGGAAGTTATCCTCAACCTGGCGAAATTTCTTTGGCGCATAATGGAGTTTTATTTCTGGATGAAATGCCAGAATTTAAAAGAACAGTTCTGGAAGTAATGCGTCAACCGTTGGAAGACCGAGAAGTGACGATTTCCAGAGCGAGATTTTCGGTGAATTATCCTGCAAGTTTTATGCTGGTGGCAAGTATGAATCCTTCACCAAGTGGTTATTTCCCTGATGATCCTAATAATACTTCGTCTCAATTTGAAATGCAACGCTACATGAATAAACTTTCTGGACCTTTGTTGGATAGAATTGATATTCACATCGAAGTTCAAAAAGTAGAATTCGAGCAACTTTCAGACAGAAGAAAAGGTGAAAGCAGTATTGCAATAAGAGAACGCGTTTTGAAAGCCAGAGAAATGCAAAATGTTCGCTACCAAGATTTAGACATCAGTTACAATGCTCAAATCGGCCCTAAAGAATTAGAAAAATACTGTGAACTGAATGAAGATTCTAAAAATCTCATCAAAAACGCCATGGAAAAACTAAATCTTTCGGCGAGAGCTTATGACAGGATTTTGAAGGTTTCTAGAACTATTGCAGATTTAGAACAATCAGAACATATTCTTTCTCATCATATTTCTGAAGCGATACAATACAGAAGTCTGGATAGAGAATTTTGGAATGCTTAA
- a CDS encoding elongation factor G, with amino-acid sequence MSTNTKDLRNVVLLGHSGSGKTTFIETMLYEGGAIKRRGTVEQHNTVSDNTDLEHERENTIFSHQMFVNWKKNKINILDTPGFDDFVGEVIANLKVADTALIMVNASAGVEVGTELVWEYVEDYQTPAIFVINQMDHLKADYDTTLEQLKNRFGSKVIPIQYPLNSGDGFNQIVDALRMVMYEFPATGGKPEKKPIPESEMARANEMHNALVEMAAENEEGLMEKYFEEGNLSEEELAKGLTIGLAKHDFFPVFVASGAKDMGSGRIMGFIDDIAPSPADRFGSKLENGEVLTCNSADKTTIFIYKTQSEPQVGVVSYFKVFSGEIKPGDELINANNGELERISQIFVAEGKERTAVDKLVAGDLGVTVKLKSGHSNNTLNSKGTDRKIESMKFPESRLRKAVFVENTAETEKLFAALNKLKEEDPTLKVEIDHDTHEAILGGQGQLHLDLVKYRLEKDFGVKMEMKNPKISYRETITGKAEADYRHKKQSGGAGQFGEIHMRVENYYEGMPEPEGVNIRSKEFEDLPWGGKFAFYWCIVGGAIDSRYIGAIKKGIMQQLKEGPLTGSHCQNIRVSVYDGKMHSVDSNDISFQLAASGAFKEAFHNAHPQLLEPMYHVEILAPDECTGDVMGDLQTRRAMISGMDSEGHYQKIMAEVPLAEMNDYGSTLRSLTGGRAKFSMKFSDYQLVPANVQQDLVKKHAAEKVEA; translated from the coding sequence ATGAGCACTAACACTAAAGACCTCCGTAACGTAGTTTTACTCGGGCATTCAGGAAGCGGTAAAACTACATTTATAGAAACCATGCTCTACGAAGGTGGAGCTATCAAAAGAAGAGGAACTGTAGAACAACACAACACCGTTTCCGACAATACCGACCTAGAACACGAACGCGAAAACACGATTTTCTCACATCAAATGTTCGTGAATTGGAAAAAAAATAAAATCAACATTTTAGATACCCCTGGTTTTGACGATTTCGTAGGTGAAGTTATTGCCAACTTAAAAGTAGCAGATACCGCACTTATTATGGTAAATGCTTCTGCTGGTGTAGAAGTAGGAACTGAATTGGTTTGGGAATATGTAGAAGATTATCAAACCCCTGCTATTTTCGTGATTAATCAGATGGATCACCTAAAAGCTGATTATGATACTACTCTAGAACAACTTAAAAATAGATTTGGAAGCAAAGTTATTCCTATTCAATATCCACTTAATTCTGGTGATGGTTTTAACCAAATTGTGGATGCCTTAAGAATGGTAATGTATGAGTTTCCTGCAACTGGTGGAAAACCAGAGAAAAAACCAATCCCTGAATCTGAAATGGCTAGAGCCAATGAAATGCACAATGCACTAGTAGAAATGGCTGCCGAAAACGAAGAAGGATTAATGGAAAAATATTTCGAAGAAGGAAATCTTTCTGAAGAAGAATTAGCAAAAGGCTTAACCATCGGTCTAGCTAAACATGATTTCTTCCCAGTATTTGTAGCATCTGGTGCTAAAGATATGGGTTCTGGTAGAATTATGGGATTTATAGATGATATCGCTCCATCTCCAGCTGACCGTTTTGGTAGCAAACTAGAAAATGGAGAAGTTTTAACTTGTAATTCTGCAGACAAAACCACTATTTTCATATACAAAACTCAATCTGAACCGCAAGTTGGTGTAGTTTCTTATTTCAAAGTATTCTCTGGTGAAATAAAACCAGGTGATGAACTCATCAATGCCAATAATGGTGAACTCGAAAGAATTTCTCAAATTTTCGTAGCAGAAGGAAAAGAGAGAACCGCCGTAGATAAATTAGTTGCTGGTGACCTGGGCGTTACCGTAAAACTTAAAAGCGGACATTCTAACAATACCCTTAATTCTAAAGGGACTGATAGAAAAATAGAATCTATGAAATTCCCAGAAAGCAGACTTAGAAAAGCTGTTTTCGTAGAAAATACAGCAGAAACCGAAAAACTTTTTGCTGCACTTAATAAACTTAAAGAAGAAGATCCTACATTAAAAGTAGAAATAGACCATGATACTCACGAAGCCATTTTAGGAGGACAAGGTCAGTTGCACCTAGACTTGGTAAAATATCGTCTCGAAAAAGATTTCGGAGTAAAAATGGAAATGAAAAATCCTAAAATTTCTTACCGCGAAACCATCACTGGAAAAGCAGAAGCAGATTACAGACACAAAAAACAATCTGGTGGAGCTGGACAATTTGGTGAAATTCACATGAGAGTAGAAAACTACTACGAAGGAATGCCAGAACCAGAAGGTGTAAACATTAGAAGCAAAGAATTCGAAGATTTACCTTGGGGCGGAAAATTTGCATTCTACTGGTGTATCGTAGGTGGAGCGATAGATTCTCGATACATCGGCGCAATTAAAAAAGGAATTATGCAACAGTTAAAAGAAGGTCCATTAACTGGTTCACACTGCCAAAACATCAGAGTTTCTGTATATGACGGAAAAATGCACAGTGTAGACTCTAATGATATTTCTTTCCAATTGGCAGCTTCTGGCGCGTTTAAAGAAGCGTTCCACAATGCGCATCCTCAATTGCTAGAACCTATGTATCATGTAGAAATTCTAGCTCCAGACGAATGTACTGGTGATGTAATGGGAGATTTACAAACCAGACGTGCCATGATTTCTGGTATGGATAGCGAAGGTCATTATCAAAAAATTATGGCCGAAGTTCCATTGGCTGAAATGAACGATTACGGTTCTACACTACGTTCATTAACAGGAGGTAGAGCAAAATTCTCAATGAAATTTAGTGACTACCAATTGGTTCCTGCCAATGTACAACAAGACCTCGTGAAAAAACATGCTGCTGAAAAAGTAGAAGCATAG